The following are encoded together in the Serratia odorifera genome:
- the holA gene encoding DNA polymerase III subunit delta: protein MIRLYPEQLAAQLREGLRACYLLSGNEPLLLQESQDLIRQAAQQQQFSEHYSISLDAHTDWDAIFSICQAMSLFASRQTLLLILPENGPTAPIGEQLVKLSSLLHDDILLMLRGPRLTKAQENSAWFKALSPNGVYVTCQTPEQAQLPRWVATRAKTMKLEVDDAANQLLCYCYEGNLLALAQALERLSLLYPDGKLTLPRVEQAVNDAAHFSPYHWLDALLAGKSKRAWHILQQLQQEDAEPVILLRTLQRELLMLLTLQRRMASAPLRTLFDQHKVWQNRRNLITQALQRLSAAQLQQAVHLLTQIEITLKQDYGQSVWPQLESLSMLLCGKPLATSVPDAH, encoded by the coding sequence ATGATCCGCCTTTACCCTGAACAACTTGCCGCGCAGCTCCGAGAGGGGCTGCGCGCTTGTTATTTACTGAGCGGCAATGAACCGCTGTTATTGCAGGAAAGCCAGGATCTGATTCGGCAGGCCGCGCAACAGCAGCAGTTCAGCGAACACTACAGCATTTCCCTCGATGCCCACACCGACTGGGATGCCATCTTCAGCATCTGCCAGGCGATGAGCCTGTTCGCCAGCCGGCAAACGCTACTGCTGATATTGCCGGAAAATGGCCCGACGGCGCCGATTGGCGAACAACTGGTGAAACTGTCCAGCCTGCTGCACGACGATATTCTGCTGATGCTGCGCGGCCCGCGTCTCACCAAGGCGCAGGAAAACAGCGCCTGGTTCAAGGCACTGAGCCCGAACGGCGTTTACGTCACCTGCCAGACGCCGGAACAGGCGCAACTGCCGCGCTGGGTGGCCACGCGCGCCAAAACGATGAAGCTGGAAGTGGATGACGCCGCCAACCAACTGTTGTGTTACTGCTACGAAGGCAATCTGCTGGCGTTGGCACAGGCGCTGGAACGGCTGTCACTGTTGTATCCGGACGGCAAACTGACGCTGCCGCGCGTTGAGCAGGCGGTAAACGATGCCGCGCACTTCTCGCCATATCACTGGCTGGATGCGCTGCTGGCCGGCAAAAGCAAACGTGCCTGGCATATCCTGCAACAGCTGCAACAGGAGGACGCCGAGCCGGTGATCCTGCTGCGCACGCTGCAGCGCGAGCTGCTGATGTTGCTGACGCTGCAACGCCGCATGGCCAGCGCACCGCTGCGTACCCTCTTCGACCAGCACAAAGTCTGGCAGAATCGCCGTAACCTGATCACCCAGGCGCTGCAGCGGCTGTCCGCCGCCCAGTTGCAACAGGCGGTGCACCTGCTGACGCAGATTGAAATCACGCTGAAACAGGACTACGGCCAATCGGTATGGCCACAACTGGAGAGCCTGTCGATGCTGCTGTGCGGTAAACCTCTGGCCACGAGCGTCCCCGATGCCCACTAA
- the nadD gene encoding nicotinate-nucleotide adenylyltransferase: protein MPTNPPRAAALHALFGGTFDPIHYGHLRPVEALAAEVGLNQVTLLPNHVPPHRPQPEASAQQRLTMVELAIADNPLFAVDDRELQRSSPSYTVETLETLRKERGSTQPLAFIIGQDSLLSLHKWHRWQDLLSYCHLLVLARPGYGEQMETPALQRWLERHRVRDAAALSEQPQGYLYLAQTPLLEISATEIRERRHHGISCDDLLPRSVQRYIELQGLYR from the coding sequence ATGCCCACTAACCCACCGCGCGCCGCGGCGCTGCACGCCCTGTTCGGCGGCACCTTTGATCCTATCCATTACGGCCACCTGCGGCCGGTAGAAGCGCTGGCCGCTGAAGTCGGCCTCAACCAGGTGACGCTGCTGCCCAACCACGTGCCGCCGCACCGTCCACAGCCGGAAGCGAGCGCCCAGCAACGTCTGACAATGGTCGAGCTGGCCATTGCCGATAACCCACTGTTTGCCGTTGACGATCGCGAATTGCAGCGCTCCTCGCCGTCATACACCGTTGAGACGCTGGAAACGCTGCGTAAAGAACGTGGCAGTACGCAGCCACTGGCATTTATCATTGGCCAGGATTCATTGCTGAGTCTGCACAAATGGCACCGCTGGCAAGATCTGCTGAGCTATTGCCACCTGCTGGTGCTGGCGCGCCCGGGCTACGGTGAGCAGATGGAGACGCCGGCACTGCAACGCTGGCTGGAGCGACATCGCGTCCGCGACGCCGCCGCGCTGAGCGAACAGCCGCAGGGCTATCTCTATTTGGCGCAGACTCCGCTGCTGGAAATTTCCGCCACCGAGATCCGCGAACGCCGCCATCACGGCATCAGTTGCGACGATCTGTTACCGCGTTCGGTGCAGCGCTATATCGAGTTGCAGGGTTTATATCGCTAG
- the rsfS gene encoding ribosome silencing factor, whose protein sequence is MQGKALQDFVIDKIDDLKGQDIIALDVQGKSSITDCMIICTGTSTRHVMSIANHVVQESRAQGMELFGMKGQEASDWVVVDLGEVIVHVMQEESRRLYELEKLWS, encoded by the coding sequence TTGCAAGGTAAAGCGCTCCAAGATTTCGTTATCGATAAAATCGATGACCTGAAAGGCCAAGACATTATCGCTCTGGACGTCCAGGGCAAATCCAGCATCACTGACTGCATGATCATCTGCACCGGCACCTCAACCCGCCATGTGATGTCGATTGCCAACCACGTAGTGCAGGAATCCCGTGCCCAGGGCATGGAACTGTTCGGCATGAAAGGCCAGGAAGCGTCTGACTGGGTGGTTGTCGATCTGGGCGAAGTGATCGTACACGTCATGCAGGAAGAAAGCCGCCGCCTGTACGAACTGGAAAAGCTCTGGAGTTAA
- the rlmH gene encoding 23S rRNA (pseudouridine(1915)-N(3))-methyltransferase RlmH codes for MKLQLVAVGTKMPDWVQTGFMDYLHRFPKDMPFELTEIPAGKRGKNADIKRILDKEGEQMLAAVGKGNRIVTLDIPGSKWETPQLAQQLERWKQDGRNVSLLIGGPEGLAPACKAAAEQSWSLSPLTLPHPLVRVLVAESLYRAWSITTNHPYHRE; via the coding sequence GTGAAACTGCAACTGGTCGCCGTTGGCACCAAAATGCCGGACTGGGTTCAGACCGGCTTTATGGATTATCTGCACCGTTTTCCCAAAGATATGCCGTTTGAGCTGACCGAAATCCCGGCAGGCAAGCGCGGCAAGAATGCCGACATCAAACGCATTCTGGACAAGGAAGGCGAGCAAATGCTGGCGGCCGTGGGCAAAGGCAACCGTATCGTCACGCTGGATATCCCCGGCAGCAAATGGGAAACGCCGCAGCTGGCGCAGCAGCTGGAACGCTGGAAACAGGATGGCCGCAACGTCAGCCTGTTGATCGGCGGTCCGGAAGGGCTGGCACCGGCATGTAAAGCCGCAGCGGAACAGAGCTGGTCGCTTTCGCCGTTAACGCTGCCGCATCCTCTGGTGCGCGTATTGGTGGCGGAAAGCCTCTATCGCGCCTGGAGCATTACGACCAATCATCCTTACCACCGGGAATGA
- the mrdA gene encoding peptidoglycan DD-transpeptidase MrdA, translating into MKIERNPFRDYTAESALFVRRALVAFLVILALTSVLIANLYNLQIDRFEDYRTRSNENRIKLVPIAPSRGIIYDRNGTPLALNRTIYQLELMPEKVDDLKATLQALRPVVDLTDDDITNFEKERKRSRRFVSIPVKTALSEVQVARFAVNQFRFPGVEVKGYQRRYYPYGSALTHVIGYVSKINDRDVERLNKDGKMPNYAATHDIGKLGIERYYEDTLHGKTGYEEVEVNNRGRVIRQLHEQPPSAGQDIYLTLDLNLQRYIEQLLVGSRAAVVVSDPRTGGILALVSNPSYDPNLFVDGISSKEYQGLLNDPNRPLINRATQGVYPPASTVKPYIAVSALSAGVITKNTVVFDPGWWQLPGSEKRFRDWKKWGHGRLNVTKALEESADTYFYQVAYDMGIDRLSSWLGKFGYGDYTGIDLSEERSGLMPTREWKLKRYKKPWYQGDTIPVGIGQGYWTATPIQMAKALNTLINDGNVKTPHLLESTKINGTRVPFRQQDSLQIGDIHSGYWEIAKDGMYGVANRPNGTARKYFDKTPYKAAAKSGTAQVFGYETYNAHKLAEHLRDHKLMTAFAPYENPTVAVAIILENGGAGPAVGTITRQILDHILLGDDNTQLPDAPPAPPGSEGD; encoded by the coding sequence ATGAAAATAGAACGTAACCCTTTTCGCGACTATACGGCTGAATCTGCCCTGTTTGTACGCCGCGCCCTGGTGGCGTTCTTGGTTATTCTGGCGCTGACCAGCGTCCTGATCGCCAATCTGTACAATTTGCAGATCGACCGCTTTGAGGATTACCGCACCCGTTCCAACGAAAACCGCATCAAGCTGGTGCCAATCGCCCCCAGCCGCGGCATTATCTACGATCGTAATGGCACGCCGCTGGCGCTTAACCGCACCATTTACCAGCTTGAGCTGATGCCAGAAAAGGTCGACGATCTGAAAGCGACGCTGCAGGCGCTGCGCCCGGTGGTCGATCTGACCGATGACGACATCACCAACTTTGAAAAAGAGCGCAAACGCTCGCGCCGCTTCGTCTCCATTCCGGTAAAAACCGCGCTGAGCGAAGTTCAGGTCGCCCGCTTTGCGGTCAACCAGTTCCGCTTTCCCGGCGTGGAAGTCAAAGGCTATCAGCGCCGCTATTATCCTTACGGTTCCGCCCTCACCCACGTGATCGGCTATGTGTCGAAGATCAACGACCGCGACGTCGAACGGCTGAACAAAGACGGTAAAATGCCGAACTACGCCGCCACTCACGATATTGGCAAACTGGGCATCGAGCGCTATTACGAAGATACGCTGCACGGCAAAACCGGCTATGAAGAGGTTGAAGTCAACAACCGCGGTCGGGTGATCCGCCAGTTGCACGAACAGCCGCCGTCCGCCGGGCAAGACATCTACCTGACGCTCGATCTCAACCTGCAACGTTATATCGAGCAGTTGCTGGTCGGTAGCCGTGCCGCGGTGGTAGTGAGCGATCCGCGTACCGGCGGCATCCTGGCACTGGTGTCCAATCCCAGCTATGACCCGAACCTGTTCGTTGACGGCATCTCCAGCAAAGAGTATCAAGGGTTGTTGAACGACCCGAATCGCCCGTTGATCAACCGCGCGACGCAGGGCGTCTATCCGCCGGCATCAACGGTGAAACCCTACATTGCCGTTTCTGCCCTCAGCGCCGGCGTGATCACCAAAAACACCGTGGTGTTCGACCCGGGCTGGTGGCAGTTGCCTGGCTCGGAAAAACGTTTCCGCGACTGGAAAAAATGGGGTCACGGTCGCCTGAACGTGACCAAAGCGCTGGAAGAATCCGCCGATACCTATTTCTATCAGGTAGCGTATGACATGGGCATCGACCGGCTGTCGAGCTGGCTGGGCAAGTTCGGCTACGGCGACTATACCGGCATCGATCTCTCCGAGGAGCGCTCCGGCCTGATGCCAACGCGCGAATGGAAGCTCAAACGCTACAAGAAACCCTGGTACCAGGGAGATACCATCCCGGTCGGTATCGGCCAGGGGTATTGGACCGCCACGCCGATCCAGATGGCCAAGGCGCTGAACACCTTGATTAACGACGGCAACGTCAAAACGCCGCATCTGTTGGAAAGCACCAAAATCAACGGCACGCGGGTGCCGTTCCGCCAGCAGGACAGCCTGCAAATCGGCGATATTCACTCTGGCTACTGGGAAATTGCCAAAGACGGCATGTACGGCGTTGCCAACCGTCCCAACGGTACTGCACGCAAGTATTTTGACAAGACACCGTACAAAGCCGCGGCGAAATCGGGTACCGCTCAGGTATTCGGCTATGAAACTTATAACGCCCACAAACTCGCAGAGCATCTGCGTGACCACAAATTGATGACCGCCTTTGCACCGTACGAAAACCCAACGGTTGCGGTGGCCATCATTCTGGAAAACGGCGGCGCCGGCCCGGCGGTCGGCACCATTACCCGCCAGATCCTGGATCATATTTTGCTGGGCGACGACAATACGCAATTACCGGACGCGCCACCGGCGCCGCCCGGTTCAGAAGGTGATTAA
- the mrdB gene encoding peptidoglycan glycosyltransferase MrdB (rod shape-determining protein RodA), whose protein sequence is MTESQQKGSIWTKIHIDPTFLLFILALLVYSAFVMWSASGQDIGMMERKIGQIVMGLIVMGVMAQIPPRVYESWAPYLYIFCVILLILVDAFGQISKGAQRWLDLGFVRFQPSEIAKIAVPLMVARFMNRDVCPPSLKNTGIALVLIFLPTLLVAAQPDLGTSILIAASGLFVLFLSGMSWKLIAVAAVLLAAFIPVLWFFLMHDYQRDRVMMLLDPESDPLGAGYHIIQSKIAIGSGGLSGKGWLHGTQSQLEFLPERHTDFIFAVLAEELGLIGVLVLLALYLLVIIRGLMIAAKAQTTFGRVMVGGLMLILFVYVFVNIGMVSGILPVVGVPLPLVSYGGSALIVLMAGFGIVMSIHTHRKMLSKSL, encoded by the coding sequence ATGACCGAAAGCCAACAAAAGGGCTCAATCTGGACCAAAATCCACATTGACCCCACCTTCCTGCTCTTCATTCTGGCCCTGCTGGTATACAGCGCCTTCGTCATGTGGAGCGCCAGCGGCCAGGATATCGGCATGATGGAGCGCAAGATCGGCCAAATCGTCATGGGCCTGATCGTGATGGGCGTGATGGCGCAGATCCCGCCGCGGGTATATGAAAGCTGGGCGCCGTACCTGTATATCTTCTGCGTTATCCTGCTGATCCTGGTGGACGCCTTCGGCCAAATCAGTAAAGGCGCGCAGCGCTGGCTGGATCTCGGCTTCGTGCGCTTTCAGCCGTCGGAAATAGCCAAAATCGCCGTGCCGCTGATGGTGGCTCGCTTTATGAACCGTGACGTCTGCCCGCCGTCGTTGAAAAACACCGGCATTGCGCTGGTGCTCATTTTCCTGCCGACGCTGCTGGTCGCCGCGCAACCGGACCTTGGCACCTCGATTCTGATTGCCGCATCCGGGTTGTTCGTGCTGTTCCTGTCCGGCATGAGCTGGAAGCTGATCGCCGTCGCTGCGGTGCTGCTGGCCGCATTCATTCCGGTGCTGTGGTTCTTCCTGATGCATGACTATCAGCGCGACCGCGTGATGATGCTGCTCGATCCGGAAAGCGACCCGCTGGGCGCCGGCTATCATATTATCCAATCGAAAATCGCCATTGGCTCCGGCGGCCTGTCGGGCAAAGGCTGGCTGCACGGCACCCAGTCGCAGCTGGAGTTTTTGCCGGAACGCCACACCGACTTCATTTTTGCCGTGTTGGCAGAAGAACTGGGGCTGATCGGCGTACTGGTGCTGCTGGCGCTGTACCTGCTGGTGATCATTCGCGGGCTGATGATCGCCGCCAAGGCGCAAACCACCTTTGGCCGCGTGATGGTCGGCGGACTAATGCTGATTCTGTTCGTTTATGTGTTTGTTAACATTGGTATGGTCAGTGGCATTTTGCCGGTAGTTGGCGTACCTTTGCCTCTGGTCAGTTACGGTGGATCGGCGCTGATCGTGCTCATGGCTGGCTTCGGCATCGTGATGTCGATCCACACGCATCGGAAAATGCTGTCTAAGAGTTTATAA
- the rlpA gene encoding endolytic peptidoglycan transglycosylase RlpA, which yields MRKEWLWIGAVAVLLSACTTTTTEQQAPPQQPYNGPVVEIGGVEPHYEPYNPGTSQDYKVNGDTYRIVKDPQNFSQTGLASWYGEELSGNTTAIGEPFDPNALSAAHPTLPIPSYVRVTNLANGRQLVVRVNDRGPYTKGRIIDLSKAAADRLNLSNNTKVKVDFINVAPDGTLSGPGTIGTTVAKQSYALPARPDLSSGAMGTPIQQDPPAMNANDVRPIDNASLNNGETPATGNSRSGFLGAPSAVPAGVLESDEPVNAVAPVAAGVAATAATTSTASASSASGFVVQVGALSNAARAQQWQQQLSQQFSVPGTVSNSGNVYRVQLGPFSDRQQALQLQQRLATEAQQQSFVTAAP from the coding sequence ATGCGTAAGGAATGGCTTTGGATCGGCGCAGTTGCGGTATTGCTTTCCGCCTGCACCACCACAACGACAGAACAGCAGGCGCCACCGCAGCAGCCGTATAACGGACCGGTGGTGGAAATCGGCGGCGTGGAGCCTCACTATGAACCCTATAACCCTGGCACCTCGCAGGACTATAAGGTTAATGGCGACACCTATCGCATCGTCAAGGATCCGCAAAACTTCTCGCAAACCGGGCTGGCCAGTTGGTATGGCGAGGAGCTCAGTGGCAATACCACTGCCATTGGCGAGCCGTTTGATCCAAACGCACTGAGCGCCGCGCACCCTACTCTGCCAATTCCAAGCTACGTGCGGGTGACCAACCTGGCCAACGGCCGCCAACTGGTGGTGCGCGTCAATGACCGCGGCCCGTATACCAAGGGGCGTATTATCGATCTGTCCAAAGCGGCGGCCGATCGTTTGAACCTGTCGAACAATACCAAGGTGAAGGTTGATTTTATCAACGTCGCCCCGGACGGTACGCTGAGCGGACCAGGCACCATCGGCACCACCGTCGCCAAGCAGAGCTATGCGCTGCCGGCGCGCCCGGATCTGAGCAGTGGCGCCATGGGTACGCCCATTCAGCAGGATCCGCCGGCCATGAACGCCAACGACGTCCGTCCGATTGACAATGCCAGCCTGAACAACGGCGAAACGCCAGCGACCGGCAACAGCCGTAGTGGTTTCCTCGGCGCGCCAAGCGCCGTACCGGCCGGCGTGCTGGAAAGCGACGAACCGGTGAACGCGGTAGCGCCTGTCGCTGCCGGCGTGGCGGCAACTGCTGCGACGACCAGCACAGCCTCTGCCAGTTCTGCATCCGGGTTTGTGGTGCAGGTCGGCGCGTTGAGCAATGCCGCACGTGCGCAGCAATGGCAGCAACAGCTCAGCCAGCAGTTCAGCGTGCCAGGCACCGTCAGCAACAGTGGTAACGTGTATCGTGTGCAGCTTGGCCCGTTCAGCGATCGTCAGCAGGCGCTGCAGCTGCAGCAACGCTTGGCAACCGAGGCACAACAACAATCATTTGTCACTGCGGCACCGTGA
- the dacA gene encoding D-alanyl-D-alanine carboxypeptidase DacA, which translates to MKHVTSFRIIKSLALGTVIAMSAANSAHADDVNIKTMIPGVPQIDAESYILIDYNSGKVLAESNADARRDPASLTKMMTSYVIGQALKSGKIGQEDLVTVGQDAWATGNPVFKGSSLMFLKPGDRVPVSKLTRGINLQSGNDACVAMADYVAGSQDAFVNLMNTYVKQLGLQNTHFQTVHGLDAQGQFSSARDMALIGQALIRDVPDEYAIYKEKEFTFNNIRQVNRNGLLWDTSLNVDGIKTGHTSAAGYNLVASATEGQMRLISAVLGGRTYKGRETESKKLLTWGFRFFETVAPLKAGKEFASEPVWFGDADRVELGVDKDVYLTIPRGRMKDLKASYVLNTPEIHAPLAKNQVVGSINFQLDGKTIDQRPLVVLNEVKEGGFVSRIVDYIKLMFHHWFG; encoded by the coding sequence ATGAAACATGTAACTTCTTTTCGCATAATCAAGAGCCTAGCGCTCGGTACCGTTATCGCGATGAGCGCAGCCAACAGCGCGCATGCCGATGATGTTAATATCAAAACCATGATCCCGGGTGTCCCGCAAATCGATGCGGAATCGTACATCCTGATTGATTACAACTCCGGCAAAGTTCTGGCGGAATCCAATGCGGATGCGCGTCGCGATCCCGCCAGCCTGACCAAAATGATGACCAGTTATGTCATCGGCCAGGCGCTCAAATCCGGCAAAATCGGCCAGGAAGATCTGGTGACCGTCGGTCAAGATGCATGGGCTACCGGCAACCCGGTGTTCAAGGGCTCTTCGCTGATGTTCCTGAAGCCTGGCGATCGCGTGCCGGTTTCCAAACTGACGCGCGGCATCAACCTGCAATCCGGTAACGACGCCTGCGTGGCAATGGCCGATTACGTTGCCGGCAGCCAGGACGCGTTCGTCAATCTGATGAACACCTACGTCAAGCAATTGGGCCTGCAGAACACCCACTTCCAGACCGTGCACGGCCTGGATGCGCAGGGTCAATTCAGCTCGGCGCGCGATATGGCGCTGATCGGCCAGGCGCTGATCCGCGATGTGCCAGACGAATACGCCATCTATAAAGAAAAAGAGTTCACCTTCAACAATATCCGTCAGGTGAACCGTAACGGCCTGCTGTGGGATACCAGCCTGAACGTTGACGGCATCAAGACCGGCCACACCTCTGCCGCAGGTTACAACCTGGTGGCATCGGCGACCGAAGGCCAGATGCGTCTGATTTCGGCGGTGCTGGGTGGTCGTACCTATAAGGGTCGCGAAACCGAAAGCAAGAAACTGCTGACCTGGGGCTTCCGTTTCTTTGAAACCGTTGCGCCACTGAAAGCCGGCAAGGAATTCGCCTCTGAACCAGTATGGTTCGGTGACGCCGATCGCGTCGAACTGGGCGTCGACAAAGACGTTTACCTGACCATTCCACGCGGCCGGATGAAAGATCTGAAAGCCAGCTACGTGCTCAACACGCCGGAAATTCACGCGCCGTTGGCGAAAAACCAGGTGGTTGGCAGCATCAACTTCCAACTGGACGGCAAGACCATCGATCAACGCCCGCTGGTGGTGTTGAACGAAGTGAAGGAAGGCGGCTTCGTCAGCCGCATCGTGGATTACATCAAATTGATGTTCCATCACTGGTTCGGCTAA
- the ybeD gene encoding DUF493 family protein YbeD has protein sequence MQKTKLNELLEFPCSFTYKVMGLAQPELVDQVVEVVQRHAPGDYTPQVKPSSKGNYHSVSITITASHIDQVETLYEELGNIEIVRMVL, from the coding sequence ATGCAAAAAACTAAACTGAACGAACTGCTCGAATTCCCCTGTTCCTTTACCTACAAGGTGATGGGCCTGGCGCAACCCGAGCTGGTAGACCAGGTGGTTGAAGTGGTGCAGCGCCATGCGCCGGGGGATTATACCCCGCAGGTCAAGCCGAGCAGCAAAGGCAACTACCACTCCGTTTCCATCACCATTACCGCCAGTCATATCGACCAGGTGGAAACCTTATACGAAGAGTTGGGCAATATTGAAATTGTCCGCATGGTGCTGTAA
- the lipB gene encoding lipoyl(octanoyl) transferase LipB has protein sequence MIHLQHNKIILRQLGLQPYAPVSQAMHNFTDRRSETTPDELWLVQHQPVFTQGQAGKAEHLLMPGDIPVIQSDRGGQVTYHGPGQQVLYVMIDLKRNKVGVRQLVTAIEDTVINTLSHFRIDSRARPDAPGVYVGEQKICSLGLRIRKGSSFHGLALNVSMDLGPFQRINPCGYAGMQMTQVSALAPGVGIEDVHPILVQEFVHLLGYQTVESRNWNLTDYL, from the coding sequence ATGATTCATTTGCAACACAATAAGATCATTTTGCGTCAGCTGGGGTTACAGCCTTATGCGCCTGTATCCCAAGCCATGCACAACTTCACCGATCGCCGTAGCGAAACCACGCCCGACGAACTGTGGCTGGTGCAGCATCAGCCGGTATTCACCCAAGGGCAGGCCGGCAAGGCCGAGCACCTGCTGATGCCCGGCGATATTCCGGTGATCCAGAGCGATCGCGGCGGTCAGGTCACCTATCATGGGCCAGGCCAGCAAGTGCTGTACGTAATGATCGATCTTAAACGCAACAAGGTTGGCGTCCGCCAACTGGTCACCGCCATAGAAGATACCGTGATTAATACCCTCAGCCACTTTCGCATTGATTCACGTGCGCGCCCCGACGCGCCCGGCGTCTATGTGGGGGAACAGAAAATCTGTTCTCTGGGACTGCGTATTCGCAAGGGCAGCTCCTTCCACGGCCTGGCCCTTAACGTGTCGATGGATCTCGGCCCGTTTCAACGTATCAATCCCTGCGGCTACGCTGGCATGCAGATGACCCAGGTCAGCGCCCTGGCGCCCGGCGTTGGCATAGAAGACGTACATCCAATCCTGGTTCAGGAATTTGTTCATTTACTCGGCTACCAGACGGTCGAGTCTCGTAACTGGAACCTCACTGATTACCTATAA
- a CDS encoding S24 family peptidase, giving the protein MAMMSKFASPAADYVEHRLSLDKVCISKPSATYFLKSAGQAMAVGIHADALLVVDSSAKPVHGSIVVVAEMGEYVLRRLRLYPYRALEFLDGSGQERELGNEDSDDGIEVFGVVTYCVNDMRSCEWDDVPII; this is encoded by the coding sequence ATGGCAATGATGTCAAAATTTGCGAGCCCTGCAGCTGATTACGTCGAGCACCGTCTGAGTCTCGACAAAGTCTGCATATCGAAACCTAGCGCGACATATTTCCTAAAGTCGGCTGGCCAGGCCATGGCGGTAGGTATTCACGCTGATGCTTTGCTTGTTGTCGATTCCTCAGCCAAACCTGTGCATGGGAGTATTGTCGTTGTGGCCGAAATGGGCGAGTACGTCCTGCGGCGTTTACGGCTCTATCCATATCGCGCTCTGGAATTTCTTGATGGCTCAGGCCAGGAGAGGGAACTAGGGAATGAAGATAGTGATGATGGGATAGAGGTGTTCGGCGTCGTGACGTATTGCGTCAATGACATGAGGAGTTGTGAGTGGGATGACGTTCCTATCATATAG